Below is a window of Ignavibacteriales bacterium DNA.
ATTAATGATTATTTACCGGGTACTGTTGGTAATGATCCTTCTGATCCCAAAAATATAATTTACGTAGTTAAAAATACTGATTCTGATTTTGGGCAATCCTGGCAAGATTGGTTAAATGCTGTTTCACTCGGAGCAGATTTCTATGACGGAAATAATGATGGTATTTATAATCCAACAGATTTAAATGGAAATAATATTTGGGACACATCTGAAGATAAACCGGCTATAATTGGTGATGAAATGACCTGGTGTGTTTATAATGATGAGGTTCCTGCTAATCAAAGAATATATAATACTGTAACACCAAAAGGAATTGAAATTCAGCAAACAGTTGCCGCTTATGCTTCAACTCAAGCCCCGCTTGGCAATACAATCTTTATCCGTTACAGGTTAATTAATACAGGAACAGTTGTAAATAAACTTGATTCTGTAATCTTTGCTATGTATGCAGATCCGGATTTGGGTGATGCAAGTGATGATCTTATCGGATGTGATACTTTAGTAAATTCCGGTTTTATTTATAATAATGGAAATGATTATGAATATGGTTCAAATCCGCCAGCATTCTTTATGAAATATCTGCAGGGACCAATTTCATACATTCCGGGAGAATCATTTATTGATAACAACTCGAACAACACCTTTGAGTTAGGAATTGATACACCTTTAGATACAGCATATAATCGCAGAGGAAATTTATTTAGTACTGAGTTTTTCCCGGGAGCAAAAAATTTAGATATTTCTGCAAGTATTTTAATGCGCGGCGGAGATCCGGAATTAAATGATCCAACAAATCAAAGTGACGTCTATAATTATTTAAATGGTTTAACACGCATAGGCAATATTATTGACCCTTGCTATTTTACAATTGGTTCTGTGAACGGTGGAGTTAATTGTGCAGAAGTAAATCCTTACTTGTGGTTCTCAGGTGATCCAGTTGCGAATATTGGATGGATTAATACTTCTGAAGGTGATTTAAGAAATATAATCAGTTCAGGAAGATTTACACTCGAAGTAAATAGGCCAATTGATATTTGGGTTGGATATATCGTTGGACAAGGAACCAGTGCATTAAATTCGGTAACAGTAACTAGGAATTATGTTCAGAATGCTCAAGCTTATTTTAACAATAATTTTACCAATGGAACTGTAAGTGATGTTGATGATTTTTCAATTGTTACTGGGTATAACTTATACCAAAACTTCCCCAACCCATTTAATCCAAGCACAAAAATTATTTGGCAGTCTCCAGTTGCCGGTCATCAAACATTAAAAGTGTTTGATGTACTTGGTAATGAAGTCGCAACATTAGTTGATGAAGTTAAACCTGCAGGAATTTACGAAGTGAATTTTGATGCTTCTGCCCTTTCGAGCGGAGTTTATTTTTACAGATTAACTGCTGGTTCGTTTATTCAAACTAAGAAAATGATTTTAAGTAAATAAGATTTAATAGTTGGAGGTTCAAGTGAAACTTTATCATTGGCTTGTTTTTGTTTCTTTAAATATTCTGTTTATAACTTTCGCTCAAGTTATTTCTCCAACAAGATTTCCAGTGCAGGAATACTTCCAAAACAATTATGAATCTTGTTTGCTTAGTTTACCGAATAACGATTTAATAATGTTCTGGTATGACTCCACTGACAGCCAACTGAAGTCATCAAAAAGTACTGATGGAGGTTTAATTTGGCAGGCTGAAAATATAATAATGGATTTGATTTCCAATGCATATGGTACTGATTTAAATGCGATTGTGCTTAGTTCAGGCAGAATATTATTAACTTATCGTCAGGCACAATATTATGCTATTTATTCAGATGATAATGGATTATCATGGTCATCGCCAATCATTTTACCTACGAGATCATCTGCAATACAACGCATACGGGTTTATTTTTCATCGCTATCAATCTCTTCAAATAATAACATAAACTTTACTTACAGTTATTCAAGTAGTAGTCATAATTTATACGAAGCAAAAAGTTTATTCAATCTCACAAGTTTGGATGGTATCACATGGTCTGGAATGGATACAATAGCAACAGATGGAAGAAATGGACAAATGATGAGTTTTGGAAACTCCAAAGAAATCGTTGTTTACCAGGATTCTACTGAAAATAACTTTGATATTTTTTGTAGAATTTCAACTGATGCAGGTTTTAATTGGAGTGATCCAATTTTATTAGTGGGAGAAAGTCTTTCACAAACAAATCCAAGAATAATCAAAGATACAAATGGAAAGACCTGGCTATATTACATTCAACAAGAAGCAACACCATTTGAAGGAATTGTTCAGTCAAATATAAAATTTATTTCCAGTTTAGATGATGGAGTTAGCTGGAGTGCACCAGAAAATTTTACAAAGTATGTTGGGTATGATGAAAATTATAATTTAAGTTTATGGAATGGCAGACCTATTCTTTCTTTTACAAGTTCAAGAAATTTCAACCTTTCCGGCAGGTTTTTCCAGATTTATTTTACATTAGCTGATGTTTCAATAGATACAAATGTTCCGCCATTTATGTTTAAATTTCTTCATAGTTCAGAAAATCCCGGTCCTAATCAACCTTACGTTGTGCAGGCTTTTATCGATGATGATAAATCAATCTTATCAGTTAAGTTAAATACTTATACAAATCCACCGCCAACATATAACGAATTGGAAATGTATGATGATGGACTACATTATGATTCTTTAGCCGGAGATAAAATATATGGAACAGCTATAATTCCAAATAGTTTTGGTGAGGAGATTATTTATACTTTTTCAATTGAAGATGATGATAATAATGTGGTTCAATTAAATGGCGGAATTGTTAATGTGCCGGTGATGTTTGCTACTGATTCATATCTAATTGATGTTAATAATTTTAAACTTCCTATCAATAGTAAAGGAATTCTTGCAGCAGTTCCAAGCAATGGGCAGCAAGGCGGTTTGTTTGAAGAATCAACAATACTTTTTTCCGGTGGTTTTTTTCTATCCGGTTTAAATAACGGCAATGTTTGGACCAATGCTTCTGCATCTGCTTCTTTAATCGAAGACTATATGCCAGGACCAGTCGGTAGTGATCCTAAAGACCCATACAACAAGCTTTATTTGGTTAAAAGTTCAGATCCGCCTTTTGGTGCGGCCTGGCAAGTTTATTCCCACGCTGTTAATCTTGGCGCAGATTTTTATGATGGAGATAATAATGGAGTTTATAATCCTGTTGATTTAAATAGTAATAATAGCTGGGATACAAATGAAGACAGACCTGATTTTTTGGGTGATGTTTCGGCTTGGTGTATTTATAATGATGCAAGTACTTGGAGAAGATATTCCGATCAACAACCAATGGGTATTGAAATACAACAAACAGTTTTTGCCTGGGGCGAAAATGTTATTGATCCGATTGACAATATGATTTTTGTACGATACAGAATTTTTAATATGGGTACAGTATCAAATAAATTTGATAGCGTATATTTTTCTGCCTGGTCAGATCCGGATTTGGGTAGTCCTGAAGACGATTTAGTTGGCAGTGATGTGTTTTTAAATTCTGGTTATGTTTACAATGATGGTTCGGATTTTAATTATGGCACAAATCCACCAGCACTTGGAATACCGTTTTTACAAGGACCTGCAGCTTACATACCCGGTGAAACCTTTGTAGATATTAATGGTAATGAATTATATGATGATGGAATTGATACACCAATTGATACTGCATATATGAACAATGGGCCTGTTCTAGGGATTCAATTTCTTCCTGGAGCAAAAAATCAGCAATTAAGTTCTTATATACATCTTATAGGTGGAGACCCATATTTAAGTGAACCAAATAGTGCTGTTGAAGCAAGAAACTACTTGTTAGGTTTAACCCGTATAGGAGAGCCAGTTGATCCTTGTAATTGGTCTTACGGTCAAGTATTGGGCGGTGTTAATTGTGCAACTCTTGATCCAGGGTTTTTATATTCAGGCAATCCTGTAACTAGTGTTGGTTGGATAAATAGTGTCCCAGCTGATCATCGAATGTTCGTAAATTCTGGTCCATTTGCATTGGAATTGGATAAACCAATTGAGATAATTGTTTGTTATTTAGTTGGCAGAGGTTCAAGTGCATTAAATTCTGTTTCAGTTATGAAAGATATAACTGAAGAAGCAATCCAAATTTATAATTCTAACTTTACTGATATTCCTACAAGTATTAAAAACCAGCCTATAGTAATTTCTGAATTTAAATTAGACCAAAACTACCCCAACCCATTTAACCCAAGCACAAAAATTAGTTGGCAGTCTCCAGTCAGCAGTCATCAATCCCTAAAAATTTATGATGTTCTTGGAAATGAAGTTGCTACTTTAGTTAATGAATACAAATCTGCAGGAAGTTATGAAATAGTATTTAATGCTTCTAAACTTTCAAGTGGAATATATTTTTATAGATTTACTGCTGGTTCTTTTGTTCAAACTAAGAAAATGATTTTAATTAAATAATAGGAATAACTATGAAGAAATATTTGTTAGTAATGTTAGTATTATTAAATACACCAGCATTTTCACAAGTTCAGCAATGGGAAGTTTTTACTACAAGTAACTCAACTGTACCTGGTGATTATTTTTATTGCCTCGGGCTTGATAAAGACCAAAACATCTGGTTAGCCGCTCATAGTCTTGCCAAATGGGATAAAGTGAATCCCACTACTTATTTGCAATATCCGGATTTAGGTTCAGATATAGTTAGCGTAGTCGGCGATTCGAATGGTTATGTCTGGGTCTCCTTAGAAGCACCATGGATAATAAAAACTAATGGAACTGATTGGGAAACTCACCACTTTACTGGAAATATGTGGCCGATAACAATTGATATTCATAATAATTTGTGGGGCGGTGCTGGTTATTCTTTTACACCATTAAATGGATTGTATAAATATGATGGTTTAGTTTGGACAGTTTATGATACTATAAATTCTGGCTTGCCATATCCCATTGTAAATAAAGTCACCTCGGATGTGAGCGGAAAAATTTGGGGATTAGCACAATCAAAAAATTCACCAGATAAAGCGCTATTCAGTTTTAATGGAACCATTTGGAATTCATATCAAACAATTTATTCTCATTTTTGGATCGGAAAAACAATGACAGCTGATAGAAAAGGTAATATCTGGTATGCAACAGGGTATCCAGAGGAAGGTATCGTTCAATTTGATGGTAGTGATTTCATTTTTCATCCCGCCCCAGATTCGACTTTATTTTTTCCAACAGCATTAGCAATTGATATTTCAGATAATCTGTGGGTCTGCTGGGAAAATGGTTTAGCAGAATATAGCAATAATAACTGGTCCGTATATAAAGACAGCATAAACTACGATTTTTCTGATATGGTGATTGATAAACAAAATAATATCTGGTTAAGTACTTTTGGTGATGGAGTAGTTTTGTTTAATAAAAATGGAATTATTTTATCAGTCGATGAAAGTAAAATAGATGAAATTGTAAATTATTTTTCATTATCCCAAAACTATCCAAACCCATTTAATCCAAGTACGAAGATAAGTTGGCAGTCTCCAGTCGGCAGTCAACAAAAATTAAAAATTTACGATGTTCTTGGGAATGAAGTTGCTACTTTAGTTAATGAATACAAATCTGCTGGAAGTTATGAAGTTGATTTCAATGCCTCTTCCCTTTCAAGTGGAATTTATTTTTACAGATTAACTGTCGGTTCTTTCGTTCAAACTAAAAAAATGATTTTAATGAAATAATTCTATTCAGCGGGAGGTAAAAATGAGATCTACTTTAGTTCTAATTGTGTTATTATTTTTAATTTCTATAAATAGTAAAGCTCAAATTGTTGAGCCAACACACTTTCCATATCAGGCTAATTATCAAAATAACAATGATGCCTTTTTACTTGGGCTGCCAAATAATAATTTAATAATGTTTTGGTTAGATCCAACTAATAGCCAGATAAAATATGTACGCAGTCTTGATGGAGGTAATAGTTGGTCAAATATAGATTCATTAGTAAACATAGTTGAAACTGAAAATTATGTTGATATAAATGCTGTTGTACTGCCTTCGGGAAGAGTTCTTGTAACGTATCGTTCGACTTTTTACTATTATGTTTATTCCGACGATTATTGTAATAGTTGGTCAGCGCCGGTAATATTGCCAACACGATCCGGGATACTTGCTCGCAGGAAGGTCTTTCAATCCTCACTTTCTGTTACTGCAAATGGGAATGTCAGTTTTGTACATAGTGTTTCCGAAACATATGAAAATGACAATGCGAAAGGCATTTTTAGAATTAATAGTTCAGATGGTGTGAATTGGTCACCCGCTGATACAATTGACGTTTTAGGAAGAACCGGGCAAATAATTGCAATTGATTCCAACAAAGAAATATTGGTTTATTCTGATTCGACCCAGGATAGTTTTGATCTGTTTATCAAAACCTCTACTGATTCAGGATTGACTTGGAGCGAAAGGACAGTATTAGTTGATGATATTTTAGATCAATCCAGACCAAGAGGTGTTAAAGACCAGAATGGCAAAATCTGGATTTATTACAACCAAGAAGTTGAAACCCCATTCACAGACATTTATCAATCCGACATTTACTTTGTATCAAGCACAGATGATGGAATAACCTGGAGCGCTACGGATAAATTTACAAAATACGTGGGGTATGATTATATAACCAGTATCTCAACGTGGTCTGGCAGACCAATAATTTCATTAAGAAGTTCGAGGGATTTTAGTTCATATAATCATTATTATCAAATTTATTTAACATTGGCCGATGTTAGTATCGATTTAAATGTTCATCCTTTTATGTACCTTTTTACACACCAGGTAGAAGAACCATATCCAAATCAGCCTTATTTTATACGGGCCTTTGTTGACGATGATAGAGAAATTATTTCTGTAGAATTAAATACTTACACCGATCCACCCGGTGTTTACGAAACATTAGTTATGTTTGATGACGGTATTCATAATGACTCATTAGCTGGTGATAAGATATTTGGTATTGAAGTGTCACTTCCCAATTTTGGTGATTTTAAAAGCTATAATTTTAGTATCACAGATAATGATTTTAATGTTAAAAATTTTAACGGTAATGCATTTACTATCCCTTTAGAATATGCCATTGATAAATACCTGGTAGATGTTAATAATTTTAAATTTCCTTTGGATAATAGAGGTGTACTTGCTGATGCATCAATCGATGGAATAAGCGGAGGAATTTTTGATGAAATCGTAGCTCTTTATTCTGGTGGATTTTTTCTCTCAGGAAATAATAATGGATCGCTCTGGGTAAACGCTGCAGCTTCCTCCTCTTTAGTTACAGATTACCAAGCGGGCATTGTTGGCAGCTCTCCAATAGATCCAATAAATAAATTGTATGTAGTTAAAAACTCCGATCAACCATTCGGAACATCCTGGCAAGAATATCAAGTTGCTGTAGAGCAAGGAGCTGATTTTTATGATGGTAATAATGATGGACTTTATAATCCTGTTGATTTAAATGGAAACAATACTTGGGATAACAATGAAGATAGACCTGATTTTTTAGGCGATGTTACAGCATGGTGTGTTTATAATGATGGGATTGAAAGCTCGGTTAGAAGATGGAATGATCAGCAGCCAATGGGTATTGAGATACATCAATCTGTTTTTGCCTGGGGTGAAAACGTAAGTAATCCGATTGATAATATGATTTTTGTTCGTTATAGAATATTTAATAAAGGTACAGTTTCATCACTGTTTGAT
It encodes the following:
- a CDS encoding T9SS type A sorting domain-containing protein, which gives rise to MFVNSGPFALELDKPIEIIVCYLVGRGSSALNSVSVMKDITEEAIQIYNSNFTDIPTSIKNQPIVISEFKLDQNYPNPFNPSTKISWQSPVSSHQSLKIYDVLGNEVATLVNEYKSAGSYEIVFNASKLSSGIYFYRFTAGSFVQTKKMILIK
- a CDS encoding T9SS type A sorting domain-containing protein → MRGGDPELNDPTNQSDVYNYLNGLTRIGNIIDPCYFTIGSVNGGVNCAEVNPYLWFSGDPVANIGWINTSEGDLRNIISSGRFTLEVNRPIDIWVGYIVGQGTSALNSVTVTRNYVQNAQAYFNNNFTNGTVSDVDDFSIVTGYNLYQNFPNPFNPSTKIIWQSPVAGHQTLKVFDVLGNEVATLVDEVKPAGIYEVNFDASALSSGVYFYRLTAGSFIQTKKMILSK
- a CDS encoding T9SS type A sorting domain-containing protein; translation: MTADRKGNIWYATGYPEEGIVQFDGSDFIFHPAPDSTLFFPTALAIDISDNLWVCWENGLAEYSNNNWSVYKDSINYDFSDMVIDKQNNIWLSTFGDGVVLFNKNGIILSVDESKIDEIVNYFSLSQNYPNPFNPSTKISWQSPVGSQQKLKIYDVLGNEVATLVNEYKSAGSYEVDFNASSLSSGIYFYRLTVGSFVQTKKMILMK